From the Drosophila willistoni isolate 14030-0811.24 chromosome 2L unlocalized genomic scaffold, UCI_dwil_1.1 Seg168, whole genome shotgun sequence genome, the window acacacacacacaccgttGTACATATCTCTATTTTTTCTCTCCTAACGAATTCTCACAACTCTCTCTGTAGCAGCAGTGGCGCCGAAAAAGGATGCGTTATCCTGAAGCAGCCCACTCTGAAATGGATGCCCGAGGACTGTTCGGCCGTTAAGGACTTCATTTGTGAACAGACCCGCtgctactactacaactatgGCAGCATCCCAGTGTCTTCTGCGCAGGGGTAAGGACAACAAAAGGACTACTAAAGagccagaaaaaaaaaataaaataaattaaataaaatacaaaaaaaaaaaatttcaaacacACTAAATCAGAAAACCATATAACCataatgaaagaaaaaagcaGACACATCAAAACatcataataaaaaataaatcaataaaaatgataataataatataattaatttcgCTATACGAACTTTGCCCCAAAGtggcaaattaaacaaatgtcCTTAATTAAGcagtaaaatataaaacatatttatacgtgattaaataaaagttaatttagTTGACCAcaaagcaaacacacacatcgaaaaaagtaaagaaccccaaatccaaaaacaaatcaaaaaaaaagaaaagaaaaaaaaatcagactAAACAAACATAGGTGAGCTAAACCCCAAATCGTTACAAATCTTTTTTACCATttctccacacacacacacacacacacacacatgaattACATACAAATAATAAAGACAAAGACTAATGCGAAGCTAGCAGCTAACTTTTTActaactaaaaccaaaacaaaaaaaattaaatcaagaAACAAATAGATCAACCTTTCCCCCTTTTTTTGTAGACGCCAATGggaaatatttacaaattggAAATGCACAAGAAATTTATGCAATCGATCTAGGAATTTGTCATGAATTCAAGTTAAAGTTGGCACCTAAAAGTCCTTTATCAAAGGACTTGACCATTTGCCGCGCGATGATTGCACAAATTTCTGAATATTTTCAAACTTTCCCATATGAgcgccaaaaagaaaaaccaaaacacaaacacaaataatatatttttcatcTGGCGAATCTGTCGCCAGAATTTTTGGTGGTTTGGGGCTTAGCTTTCCTTAGATGATATTGTTGCTGttctttttattgttgttgttgttgttgttgttgtcatgaAGATTTGTGTTCAACTAACTAAATTTAGCCTAAAGCTCGCTCTATCGCACTAACTCCGCCTTCTGATCTGCACTGCTAAAATCAATTGAGAAATTCCCTCGAGagctaaaaaattaaaaaactaaattttctcgcttcttcttttttctctctcctgATCTTGTGTTCCTTCCAGACGCCCCATTACCTCGACTACACCAAGAACCCCCGCCTCCCTGTTGGATTTGCATGCCGCTGCTCCAACCACGACACCACTTCCCCTCCTGCTATCCACCAGTGCAGCTGGCAGTTCGACAGGCTCTCTGTTCTCGGCAGCCAAAGCGGCCAAATCATCGCCAGCCATTGGCATTGCCGCCGATAGCGCTGCTGAGCCATCGTTCATGTCGTTCAAGCTGAATCACGATCATCGCTCCTATTCCGATGCGGATGCCACCGATGTTGACGTTGATGCCGACCTAGAGGCGGAGGCGGATGCCGAGGAGCACGACGAACACGAGGGGCCCGAGGGCGGTGAGAGCGAGACAGATGCCGACTCGGAGGAGGAGCACGAGCACGATGGCGGCACCTTCAATGAGCACGCTCGCGAACTGAACGGCAATGGCGATGACGTTAAGGAGCATGTTTTCCCACTAAACGACAATGAGCTGCACAACAACGAGATGCACTCCATTGAGGAGTTGCAGCTTCAGTTGCAGTCCCATTCCCATGAGTTGCAGCACCATGACGAAGCCGATGCTgaaaatgatgatgaagaaTCGCAGCGACAGGAAAAGGAAAAGCCATCGCAGACTTCGGCAGAGCCTCAGCAGTCCGAAGCGGAAGCAGAAGCTGAATTTTCGGGCCACATTGATGCTCTGCCCAGCTCGACGGAATCGCCAGCCATTGAGGTGCGTCTCAAGCAGATTGCCCAGGACTTTGAGAAGATGACCAGTTCACAGGAGCGTGCCAAGGATGAGATTACTCCACAGTCTTCCCTCTCGCTTAGCGACCTGATACGCACCCTGCGTCCCAATGAGCAACAGATCATCCCGCAAATCGACTCGGACTACTCGAATGCTATGCGGGTCCTGGGCAAAACCTTTGTGCCCAACAACTGAACTAAAAACAATCACTATCAATCCATAATAGTTGACTAAGCTTTTGGTGTTGTGTGTTTGGGGTGACCTAAGACTTTAATAACGCGGTTCCACTGAGGAATGGACATTTTGCGAACAAGGAGTAAGGACAAAATGACGCTTCTCTCTGCGGACTCCCAAAACGATCAAAGTTTAAGGCACCTTCCCTTCTCCCTGTAGTAATTACATACTTATAAcggaaattaaataaagaaaaaacaaacattttgcaCATAATTTTAAACTGGTTTCTCCTTTCAATTACATTATAAGGGATTCATTTTAGACATCTGCTTGAATGTATTCAAAGGGGATATTGAATCATTTATTCTGAAAATGAGTACTTGTCATAAATGTCTTTTCAGTGTACACT encodes:
- the LOC6652147 gene encoding uncharacterized protein LOC6652147 isoform X1 is translated as MAKIILFCLLSLLACAAGQRITTIHLDGVQYFISRMNPYSPELNYFLAYQYCRSLGLQLASFETKEKAESMTTYLKNAGYGNYDFWTSGNRLGTGMFLWMSTGLPFNATFDFFENSADAIQAGLLDPVDHNSNTSPQRTARDSSSGAEKGCVILKQPTLKWMPEDCSAVKDFICEQTRCYYYNYGSIPVSSAQGRPITSTTPRTPASLLDLHAAAPTTTPLPLLLSTSAAGSSTGSLFSAAKAAKSSPAIGIAADSAAEPSFMSFKLNHDHRSYSDADATDVDVDADLEAEADAEEHDEHEGPEGGESETDADSEEEHEHDGGTFNEHARELNGNGDDVKEHVFPLNDNELHNNEMHSIEELQLQLQSHSHELQHHDEADAENDDEESQRQEKEKPSQTSAEPQQSEAEAEAEFSGHIDALPSSTESPAIEVRLKQIAQDFEKMTSSQERAKDEITPQSSLSLSDLIRTLRPNEQQIIPQIDSDYSNAMRVLGKTFVPNN
- the LOC6652147 gene encoding uncharacterized protein LOC6652147 isoform X2, whose amino-acid sequence is MAKIILFCLLSLLACAAGQRITTIHLDGVQYFISRMNPYSPELNYFLAYQYCRSLGLQLASFETKEKAESMTTYLKNAGYGNYDFWTSGNRLGTGMFLWMSTGLPFNATFDFFENSADAIQAGLLDPVDHNSNTSPQRTARDSSGAEKGCVILKQPTLKWMPEDCSAVKDFICEQTRCYYYNYGSIPVSSAQGRPITSTTPRTPASLLDLHAAAPTTTPLPLLLSTSAAGSSTGSLFSAAKAAKSSPAIGIAADSAAEPSFMSFKLNHDHRSYSDADATDVDVDADLEAEADAEEHDEHEGPEGGESETDADSEEEHEHDGGTFNEHARELNGNGDDVKEHVFPLNDNELHNNEMHSIEELQLQLQSHSHELQHHDEADAENDDEESQRQEKEKPSQTSAEPQQSEAEAEAEFSGHIDALPSSTESPAIEVRLKQIAQDFEKMTSSQERAKDEITPQSSLSLSDLIRTLRPNEQQIIPQIDSDYSNAMRVLGKTFVPNN